The Candidatus Paceibacterota bacterium genome contains the following window.
GAATATGGAAATTGGAAAAGACAAAAAAGCGAGGAGATCCTCGGTAGAAATTTTTCTATTTTATTACTTTATTTCAGATTAATTAATCTGAATCACTTCTTCAAAAAAGAAGGGCATCTTGTTTACAGCCCCCTTTTTCACAGCTTTCAATACTTTGGTAATACTTTTTATAGTGTCAAATGGTACCGTATCGTTTTTTATAGCTTCGTTTATCGGCACCCAAAAATTGTGTCCAAACTTACTATCTTCTATCAACCGTCCTGCAGAAGAATCAGAATAAGCGATAGGAAACATGACATCAGAAAAAAGTTCACCGTTTTGATACATAATTCGCCTCTCACAACCAAGTAGTTTAAATTTAGCCTGAAGACCAGTCTCCTGTTCAAGCTTTCTCTCGGCAGCAGGCTCGATGAATTCTCCTTTGAGCACTACTCCACCCATGACACCAACTTTACCGTATGAGGGGTTCGATTTACGTACCTGATTTAGAATTTCAAGTTTGCCTTTATTTTTTCTGGAAACAATAGTTATAACATTTATTTTAA
Protein-coding sequences here:
- a CDS encoding NUDIX domain-containing protein → MQPEKVPNDLYNYHLQFLIKKEFIVKNAEGYSLSKKGVKHVADPYPSNDAITSLFKINVITIVSRKNKGKLEILNQVRKSNPSYGKVGVMGGVVLKGEFIEPAAERKLEQETGLQAKFKLLGCERRIMYQNGELFSDVMFPIAYSDSSAGRLIEDSKFGHNFWVPINEAIKNDTVPFDTIKSITKVLKAVKKGAVNKMPFFFEEVIQIN